The Apostichopus japonicus isolate 1M-3 chromosome 12, ASM3797524v1, whole genome shotgun sequence sequence TATCCAGGATCTGACTTGAAATTTGTTCCGTCTGTAAACCAAACAGCCAGTCGATACGTCAGGCCAACGGAACAGAACGAACCTGGATTTGAAGAAGGCCCTACCACGCCTAACAATTTCTTAAAGCGCAAACCAGGACTGTCTGAATGCAACAGTGACTCACAAGAATCAATCGACAAAGAGGAAAAGTACAAAGACAGAGGACGCTCACATAGTTCAGGGGATGTCCATTCTCTGGCACACTTCCAAAGTATAACCAGTCAGGGGAACCTGGCTGCTCCTTCGCACACTATCGTTAAGGCTGAGGAGCCTTCCTCTCCATTCACAGCTCCCATGAACTTCATTGGACCAGCCTTCCAGGTGATGAGGCCAACGCCTCATTTCATATCTCAGTCTTTACCGGCCAGCCCTTATCTGATTTCTCCTCTAGCAAGTCCTTCCCCCGCACAGATGAGCCCATTGTACTCCGCCCCGGGACACGGATCAAGGTTTACCTATAACCCTGCTGAAATACAGGCTCGACTGGAACATGAGCGGGTGGCGAAATTGCGTGCCTCTGAAGGCACAAGAATCTTTCCAACGTACGTCCCATTATCCCCTGGAACTATCTTCAGGCAACAAACTGATAACGAATCTCGTTTCAGGACACTCGAACTTGCCAATTCTAGACAAACTACGTCACCGGAAGGGGATAGGAAAATACGAATGCCGGAATTGCCAGTTAGGTCACAACTTTACCAGAGGAGGGTAGCCAGAAGGCTGTCCTCTACAGAGGAGAGTAAGGAATCTCAGAAACAGTCAGCGACAGACAATTCCGAGATTTTCCACGAGGGGGGTGAGGAGATGGATGAACATGTAAAGACAGAGTGGATGGAGAAGGACAGATCAAGTAGAACTGAGAGTAATGATGATGCAATTAAGACAGAGGATgaatatgatgatgataacgACGACGATGCAGATGAAATTATCGAGGTGGTTGATGAACCACAAAATATTAACCAGAGGACAGAAATGAGAAATTCTCCAGGAATGTCGGAGGACAAGCCTCCACCTCCTACACTCCATAAGCAACCTCTTATTGTTTTAACATCACAGAATAGTAGCATTTCGTCATCCAGTATAGACGAACAAAGCACGGAGAAGGAGGCTCTATTAAACGGCACCAAAATCGGTGACATGAACAGTAACTTGAAAGCTACTCTCACCCCTTCCAACTGTGAGAGTAGGTCGCAAGAGGACCTTCTTTCCACGGACTTAACACCGTCGTCTCACGTTGGTCCCTTCAAGCTTCGTTTCAAGCGGAAATGGAACGCAGACTCGTCGAGGCCGCCATCATTTATCGAAAACGAGGTCGCTAAATCACCCAAGTTGTTCTTAGATTCATCGCCATCCTCGCACTCCCTGCCGTGTACCCCCACGCAACGGGTGTCAAGTTACGGAACCATCTTCCGTTTCCCTACGCCTCCAGAGTCTATCCCCAGTGTATCCAGCTCCCCTTGTGCGGAACAAAGCCTACAGCGATTTAGGGATTATTATTTCGATACGGATAGCCCGACCTCGAAGAGTAGCACGTCCAGCTCCGATCGTCGTGGGAGCAAGGAGCGAATATTAAGCATAGAGAATCTGATCGCAGCCGATTCCAAGACGAACCCGGCTGATGGGGAGATTGAGATGACGGAAAGTAAAGCCAACCTGGATTGACCAAGTGTCTTGGAGCATAAGATATATTTAATTGAGGATTTATTGTAAGAATTCGTGGTCATGAATCCATTCTTCTTTGGACCAGGGTGTGACATATCTTACCCCCCTCTTTCCTGTTATTTGTAAAAGTGTTGCATGTTTGTGTATGTTTAGCCTTCATGCTTGTGTTCTTGCGACTCTTCAATTGGTTGATAATCATCTGTCTCGCAACAGTCTAGTTCCGTGTTGTTACCCAACACTATCTGTTTGCACTGCACTTTGATGAATCAAtgttgaaatataataaaaatgatttaCGTAgagtataaagaaaaaaaagaaggattgTACTACACCACTAGAAAGATAATGGCGAGGACACTCGGTTGTGCCTCTCGATTTAGTGAACAGAATGGCAGGGAAGGGAGGCTGTACTAGATCAGTCTTTGGGAGAAAATCAACTTATGGGAGCCACTAAAATGATAGCTACATGTCTTTCTCGGATTTGAAGGTTTTGCTGTAACTTATAGCGAATCCTGCCGAAACCACTAGCCTAAACTTTATTACCAATTTGTTGAGGAGATTCATTTCGTGAAACTTTTAAAAACTCACAACATTTGTTGTGGTTGGTATGCTGGTACGCAGTTGTGATAGATGAAATGTTCACACAGTGGATCGAAAATGAGCAAAAGACGTCGACATATACTGTAGGTGTGGTGAGCACGTAAGCCTCACCCCCCCTTCTACCCTCGTCCCTTTACACCGAGAGATTATCGAGTTAACAAGAAGTAGGTTCCCTTCGAAGGGACGCTACGTCACACCTGAACTTTGGTGTCCATCATATCAATGGACCATTTTTATGATCAAACATTAATAAGATAAAATACAGGACGAGGTAGATAACTAGCATCTGTGCATTTCCATGAACCTTCGGATTTCTTTCATAAcacaaattcatgaatattcacaaagCATGACAAATTGCCGTATTtacatacaacaacaaaaagattataaaaaaaatgattataaaAAAGGCTGTCGTAGGTCAACAAATCGATTAACATCATGTGAACTTGAAAAACAAGCTTTCATAAAGTTGCTTAATGACTGCGAAACATGCAAACTATTGGCCATAAATTCTTCCCCATGCACGAAATTTTTAACAATTCATAAAACGATGGCTGATATAAaggtcataaatattcatgaacaaGACTAATTGTTTTGTGATTTCCTGATAAGCTCAAAActggagaaaaaaataaattaggATGCAAAAGTGACTGCAGCTGGTTTGTTTGAATTCAGAATGGATGAAAGACGACAGTCACTTTTAGTTGACGAGTTTTTACAGCCTTTTGATTTCATAAATACGTTATGATTAAATATTACGGTAATATGAAATGATAGGACTTGATTGAGTTTGCCAGCCGGACATTTTTATTTGCCTAGCTTGCCAatgcgtttgttttgttttgtttccagtgCATTTTCCCCCTCTCGAACTTTTTCTATTACTTTGGTCTTAGATTCTATGAAGGTTTTATGTTACTTTGAAGTTTCTTTCAGTAAGTTTGAGTTTTATGTATGCTCTATGTTGATGATAATTGCAacgttttaatttttctttaaggattccaaaaaacaaaacaaaaaacagaaaaaaggtgtttttttttttatataggtGAATCCACCAGGATAACCCAAGCCAAACATAATTGATGCCATGAGGCGAAGTTGGTCTACGGTTTACAGTGTTGCTTCCTTTAAGCAGACTACCTTGTTTCAGCTGTGGTTTGGCGCCCAAAATAAGGAACAAAAACCATAAGGGTTAACTCTTGTGTTTATTACTTCATCTCTCTAAGAAGAAATATTACTTACCGAGGCTTGTTGTGTCGAACAGTAGGTGTAATCCTTTGAGATTAGCTGTAATATCCGTAGTCGATTCGTTTGCATACTTATTTCTGGCTCAACTGTTTCTAACTCAACGATGTAGGGGGCGTTATGTGAAATGTTTATCGGTTCCTGAATATTGCATCAAAAACTTGTATAGGGAAAGGGAAAATATCATCAAAGTCGTTTCAATGGCCGATAACAAACACCCGACTGGTAATTTTAGCTACAGAAAGATACCATATGCCCTTGGCGTAAACAGGTCTATGTTGGTGAACCCCACCCCTCCCGCCCTCCCCCACTACCACCACCTCCTTCTGGCTAGTTCCTTCTCATTATGTAAATCAATTTGTATAACATGCGGTGGGTGTTTGACCT is a genomic window containing:
- the LOC139976772 gene encoding uncharacterized protein isoform X2; translation: MPGEAPFVTMQYHELDQRMVRPTLTRQGAMVQPPLRPTPQSMPSSSHPLQVGSPTPGNLTNTPVQPVWNTHWAYKPESSPGSRQIQLWHFILELLGKEEYRDVITWQGDYGEFLIKDPDELARLWGIRKCKPHMNYDKLSRALRYYYNKRILHKTKGKRFTYKFNFNKLVLVNYPGSDLKFVPSVNQTASRYVRPTEQNEPGFEEGPTTPNNFLKRKPGLSECNSDSQESIDKEEKYKDRGRSHSSGDVHSLAHFQSITSQGNLAAPSHTIVKAEEPSSPFTAPMNFIGPAFQVMRPTPHFISQSLPASPYLISPLASPSPAQMSPLYSAPGHGSRFTYNPAEIQARLEHERVAKLRASEGTRIFPTYVPLSPGTIFRQQTDNESRFRTLELANSRQTTSPEGDRKIRMPELPVRSQLYQRRVARRLSSTEESKESQKQSATDNSEIFHEGGEEMDEHVKTEWMEKDRSSRTESNDDAIKTEDEYDDDNDDDADEIIEVVDEPQNINQRTEMRNSPGMSEDKPPPPTLHKQPLIVLTSQNSSISSSSIDEQSTEKEALLNGTKIGDMNSNLKATLTPSNCESRSQEDLLSTDLTPSSHVGPFKLRFKRKWNADSSRPPSFIENEVAKSPKLFLDSSPSSHSLPCTPTQRVSSYGTIFRFPTPPESIPSVSSSPCAEQSLQRFRDYYFDTDSPTSKSSTSSSDRRGSKERILSIENLIAADSKTNPADGEIEMTESKANLD
- the LOC139976772 gene encoding uncharacterized protein isoform X1 translates to MPGEAPFVTMQYHELDQRMVRPTLTRQGAMVQPPLRPTPQSMPSSSHPLQVGSPTPGNLTNTPVQPVWNTPRLPLPDWAYKPESSPGSRQIQLWHFILELLGKEEYRDVITWQGDYGEFLIKDPDELARLWGIRKCKPHMNYDKLSRALRYYYNKRILHKTKGKRFTYKFNFNKLVLVNYPGSDLKFVPSVNQTASRYVRPTEQNEPGFEEGPTTPNNFLKRKPGLSECNSDSQESIDKEEKYKDRGRSHSSGDVHSLAHFQSITSQGNLAAPSHTIVKAEEPSSPFTAPMNFIGPAFQVMRPTPHFISQSLPASPYLISPLASPSPAQMSPLYSAPGHGSRFTYNPAEIQARLEHERVAKLRASEGTRIFPTYVPLSPGTIFRQQTDNESRFRTLELANSRQTTSPEGDRKIRMPELPVRSQLYQRRVARRLSSTEESKESQKQSATDNSEIFHEGGEEMDEHVKTEWMEKDRSSRTESNDDAIKTEDEYDDDNDDDADEIIEVVDEPQNINQRTEMRNSPGMSEDKPPPPTLHKQPLIVLTSQNSSISSSSIDEQSTEKEALLNGTKIGDMNSNLKATLTPSNCESRSQEDLLSTDLTPSSHVGPFKLRFKRKWNADSSRPPSFIENEVAKSPKLFLDSSPSSHSLPCTPTQRVSSYGTIFRFPTPPESIPSVSSSPCAEQSLQRFRDYYFDTDSPTSKSSTSSSDRRGSKERILSIENLIAADSKTNPADGEIEMTESKANLD